The genomic segment AGCTTACATATTAATTATGGGCGTGCTGTTCGTTATATGTAATCTTCTAGTTGATATTCTTAATACAATGCTTGATCCACGCATGAGAAAGGAATTATAGTATGAATGTTTGGAGACGTTTAAAGACTGATAAATTGGCCATTCTTTGCTTATCATTGTTACTTTTGGTTATTACTGCCGGTATTTTCGCTCCCATTCTTGCACCTCATAATCCGTTAGAAATGAATATCCTTCAGAAATATGCAGGAGTCAGCCAAACCTACCCATTAGGAACAGACCAATTAGGACGATGCATTTTATCCAGACTTTTATTTGGAATTCGTACAACCGTCTTTTTCGCTTTGGTTACAATGTGCATTACGATTACGATTGGAACATTGCTTGGAATTATTTCAGGGTTCTTCCGTGGGAAAGTAGACGAAATTATAATGAGATTTTGTGATATTATGCTGTCTTTTCCATCAGAAGTCATGATTTTAGCGATTGTAGGGGTCCTTGGACCAGGCTTGTTAAATGTGGTAATTGCCAACATCCTTGCCAAATGGGCTTGGTATACACGTATGATCCGATCCGTGGTTATTCAATATATAGACAAAGATTATATACGCTTCGCTAAGGTATCCGGTTGTAGCACAGGACATATTATGAGAAAACATTTACTTCCTGGTGTATCAGGCGAAGTAGCGGTATTTGCAACCCTTGATACGGGATGGGTTGTTTTAAATATCTCTGCACTCTCCTTCCTAGGTTTAGGAGTACAGGCTCCGACACCAGAATGGGGCATGATGTTAAATGAAGCGAGAAACGTAATGATTACCCATCCAGCACATATGCTTGCTCCAGGACTTGCAATTGTAATTGTCGTTGCTGCGTTCAACTTCCTTGGCGACAGCTTACATTCAGCCATAAATCCTAAACACTTTCAGATGAAAAAGAAAAGGAGTCGCTTGAATGTCTTTACTAGAAGTAAAAAAGCTATCCGTTATTGACACGAGAAGTGGGCAGCAGATTGTACAAGATTTAAATTTCACTCTTAAAGAGAACAGCTGCCTCGGAATTGTAGGTGAAAGCGGAAGTGGAAAATCAATAACCGCAAGAGCAATCCTCGGTTTAACTTCCCCATGGTTGGATGTTACGGGTGAAGCCATTTTTAATGGAATGAACTTAATCGGACAATCAAACGGGGTGATGAGAAAAATCCGGGGACAACAAGTCTGTATGATTCTTCAAGATGCAATGACAGCTTTTAATCCACTCAATACTATCGGCAGACAAATGAGTGAGACATTTCGCGA from the Sporosarcina psychrophila genome contains:
- the opp1C gene encoding nickel/cobalt ABC transporter permease codes for the protein MNVWRRLKTDKLAILCLSLLLLVITAGIFAPILAPHNPLEMNILQKYAGVSQTYPLGTDQLGRCILSRLLFGIRTTVFFALVTMCITITIGTLLGIISGFFRGKVDEIIMRFCDIMLSFPSEVMILAIVGVLGPGLLNVVIANILAKWAWYTRMIRSVVIQYIDKDYIRFAKVSGCSTGHIMRKHLLPGVSGEVAVFATLDTGWVVLNISALSFLGLGVQAPTPEWGMMLNEARNVMITHPAHMLAPGLAIVIVVAAFNFLGDSLHSAINPKHFQMKKKRSRLNVFTRSKKAIRY